Sequence from the Toxoplasma gondii ME49 chromosome Ib, whole genome shotgun sequence genome:
TTTTCTAGTTCGTTGAGAAAACCTTTCTGGATGTAAAGAGCTTTTCCTGCAGAGACGGTAACACATATCCCGTGATTCTGCTCTGTGTGGCGGTCGGTTGTTTCCATTGCCACGCCGAACAAATGGGTCGAATAACGGTCTTTCCTTCAGTGCGCGCGTGGGTCAAGAACTTCTCTACTTTCGCATcctttcctgttctccttGTCTCGTCCCCTGCTTGTTTCATCTCCCGATTCTTTCCCCCTCGCAcagtcgtttcttctttttcttccgccGATTTTCTGACACCGACCTGTTGTCTGGCTGACGAAAACAATGTCGTCGTTGAGCGCGAGTTTGAGGAGGTACTTGCCGTCCAAGTAGCTTTTCATTTGGATGCTGCCGTCGAGCGAGGCGTTGACCACCTGCCCTGTAGAGCTGAGAACGACGGTCAGTCTCTCGAGAACGTCGACGAAGatctcgcttcttcggaTATTGGCCGACGCCCCTCGAGGGCCGCGGCCGCCGAAGGACGCGCCTCTCCCCGCCTCTCCTGCCGTCGCCCCGACAGGTCGGTGGGAAGCGTTGCTCGGGATTGTTTTCGGCGCCAAGTTCGCGAGAGTTGACAAGCTGGAAGTGAGTTGCTGAatcagcagagacagaaacactTGCGTTGCAGAATCAGGTGTGTACATGCAACCCCCCGCATGCCCCCTGCACACAGACGCACCTGCTGATATCCACACTGACGTGTATGGCGGTGCATGGGTGCCCGCATAGACATGAAAGTCGCGGTGGAAGGACATGGAAAAGCCTAGGCTGGAGATGCATTGGTAGATCTTCCATCGATTGCTCCGCCTCGTCATTTTTGGTGAGTTGCAAGGAAGAATAGACGAGAAGAACCGGAAACGGGCAccggcagagaaggaacgaaaagCGACAGTCTCAGAACGCCTTGGCTAGCAGACAGAAGCACGCTCAAGCcccgagagagcgaaggagagacgacggagaaaacagagccgCCTCGTCAAAGTGAGAAGACCCACACTCTTGACCGGAGGGGGGTCAACGAGAATGGCTTCCGAGTAGACTGCAGACTTCAGGGACTCTGTGGATGTCAGCTGAGGATAGCCGTAGTCAACGATTTCATCGAGGAGCTCGTAGATCATGACGAAGTTCTTCCGTATCGCCTCTTCGTTTAGCACCCCGCAAAAGTCCTGCAGAAAGGACGAACACGCGAAGGAAAagcgttgcatgcaggccCTCGAGGCCTCGCCGccgtctcctgcttccctTTTTTGCCGCAGTCTTGTCTCGGTTCGCCTCTCGGCCGCTCCTTCTCATCACACCCGAAATCtagaaaaagtggaaaccTGCGCACAGCGCACCACCCCGCAAAGGGGCAGGTGGCCATACACACGGAACGCAGTCGGACCCATGGCTAAGTGGAGATCGAAGAACGAGCACCCttcagacgaagacgaagtaCACATGCAGCCTCGCTTCTAGTCGTTTCTCTAGGCCTTCAGGCAGAACGCTTGATCTTTTCTTCGATTTGTGCGAACTCTCTGCGCTTGCCACACAGTCAACCACGGCGGGGAACGCAAACCCGGCAGTTCTGCCAAAAGTACACCCTGTAGTCTTGGTGTGCTTACAAATACCCACGACACTGGACGCGAGATACGGAACAAACTGTCCCCAGACATTCTTGAGTTCTGCGTAAACCATGTTCACGCAGGCTTGCGTGGtagcgagaaaacgaactgcCCCCAGACGTCTCTGCTTTTGAGAGAAGAGGTCAGTTGgcggcgaacgagagagagacactcaGGGAAGCTTCTGTGTGCGCTGCTTTTTGCGACTTTGGGGAATCGGAGACGATAAAgttctttttcgcgttcgAGGCGCGTCTACCTCGGTCGCGTTCGACCTTCGCCGAAACCTTCTCTCTTGcagttctttttcctcccctcCTGTCGACAAACAGGACTCCAGAGTCAGCGctactctctctctcccgccactctgcttttctccgcAGAGCGCATCGGTCAgctgcttcgtttctttccttcccctgcTTGCTTCGAGCTTCAGCAACCAAGTAGAGGACCCAACACATACGCGGGGACTGAGGCCGGTTTGCGAACGCGTCTCTAACAGGGAAGTACTAAAGGCACCCcagaggaaagacagcgTCGCTGTAACACAaccaactgcatgcagagagactcaACCTGGAGCATCAGCATGCTCACAGTGCCGCGTTTTCGGGACTCAGCACTCGCTCGACTCGTGGCAAGAGAGACGCCAGTACTTATGGCATAGACCACAGCGTCAGGTCGTTTGCGACGTCGCTGAGCCGCTGCTTCTTTACGTTTCAGACGCTGCAGCTCCCAGGAGGTTCTGAAGAGATTCAGTTCGCTCGAGGAGCCGAGAGTCAAGGCTTGGCTGATTCCAAAGCAGCTACCTGAATGATCTTGGTGAGGCGGTGAAGGAGTTCGATGAGGACGGCCGGCGACGGATTCTGCTGAGTCGTGAGGACGAAGTAGAGTCCGCTTCTCCGCAGAAACGCAAAGGTGATGCCGTTGACGCAAAACAGTGGCGAGGCTTCGCCAGCGGCGCCGAGCCCGCCGCGGTTCATCATCGCGAGCATGCCCTGGGCGGCGGAGGGGATCCCTCGAGGTGCGCATGTCGATGACTTCCCCGAGTTCCCCGAGGCTCCAGCGCCAGAGAACTCGGAGGTCGCGGCAGAAGGCACTTGCCAGCAAGTCACATGTCTGTAGAAAATCTCTGCGGCGCCCTTGGGAGCGTCGTTCCGGTAGTCCTTCGTGATGAGACAGTCCCCCCGCGGGGACAAAACGTAGAACTGAGAAAGCATCGGGCCACAATCGAGCAGACGgggggcgagaagaaggagtggaagacgagaggtggagcagaaagagggtggacaactggagagacaacggggaagcagcagacgcgtGTCAGGGCAGCGAAGAACATGCGggagacaagcgagagacagagacgaaggcggccAGGTGAAAGGGGCCGGTCGACGTTAGAGACACAAGGCGTCTGGGGAGAGACACTGCTGACAGGGAGAGATAGGAAAGAACGGCGGCCTGTCAGACAAGAAACGGAGAGTCCGGGGGTGTCGAGAACAGTGGAAGAGGAACGCGACGAGATCCacgaggacgcagaggaacggcgactcagaaaagagagaggcgcagacaCCACAGAGAATGGTAAAGAGACTGTAGTGACTCTAAACACgtgaaaagaaggaaataCAAGTGACTCCGTTggtcacacacacagaggTCACCTCGTGAGGACGAGGCGCGGAGATATTGGTGGTGTtcggagacgaaaaaaacggaaacaaacgggagacgagacagaagcctCACCGTCTGCAGAGAACAAAACAACTTCCATAAAGGAAAACCGACAAAATCGCTCCTCGAAAAGTAAAACATTCCAAAGTCGCTGGGACAGGAGAGCCTGCTTTTCAGGACCCCTGGAGACACGGCAAAGCCGCGCGCACGCAGGTTCCGTttttcgttcgtctcctttttcgaaATGCGCGAGTCTACTTGAAAGCAATTACCAGCTCTGAGCGGTATCACCTGTTTGTGCGAAGCCTGGCGACTCCAACCAGCATTTCCCTCGAGCAGTCATTTTCTGGGACACACCGGTACTTTCCTGCAGATGTCTGCAGCAATTGAGGGACTTTTCGCggcaggaaacgagacagagcgTCCGTCGCGCGGACGAGAATTGTCGCATAGAAGATGTGTGGATTCCAatcaaagagaaaaacgagaacaaAACTCGGGAGAACCAGACGACACCGATGGGAGCATTTGGCGACGAGGAAGCTACCCGCGATCGATCGATCGAGCCGTGTtccggtgtacatacacctgaggTCCCCGCGCCTTCCCCGGAATGCAGACaggtttctctttccctgtagagaagcaaacgtacaggagggaaaagagatttgtttcttgtctcgAAAACGTGACCATCACTCCTCTACCTCGTCTTGCTCAGTCGCAGGCGGGCATGCACAACGTGTGCTCTCTTTTCGagcttctgcatctctctgtaGCAGTTTGCCGCATGCGCGCAACTGCTCGTTGCTTCCTGGGCTTTCCGATCGGATCCTGCCCTTGACTTCGGCCTGTGGTTCTGACGTATTTCGGCAGAAAAATCTTCCATTcggtcttctgtttctccgtccGCTCGCCGTTCCACCCTTCTCGCCAGTTCGTGGCTTCTGCCGTCGTGTGACTCGGGCGCCGGAGAGACGGACAAGGGCAGGTGCGACAGCGTCTGTCAGGTTtcttccgttcttcttcgtggtTTCCTCAGTGTCGTTTCCGCCGCGGTCTCCCGCCCCCTCCAACTTGCTATTGTCGACGCGATGGCGGACCGGAAGGTTCTAGTTAGGTACTACCCGCCCGACTTCGACTTTGACGTgctgcgacagaaaaagcgcGTTCTCTACCGGGCCAAGGAGTTGCAGCACGGCAAGAAGCCGCGTCAAACGGGAATGAGCAAAATTATGCATGTCAGAATGATGTTTCCCTTCACTCTGCAGTGCGCATCCTGCAAAGAATTCGTCTACGTCGGAACGAAATTCAACTCTCGCGTGGAGCGTGTCCAGGTGCGTGTGCATCATGTCGCcagttcctctttttttACGATCTTCAAGTACAAACATTGAGCTCTTTCAAGCAGTCCAGTGACGTGGCAGTGAACAGAAGTCAAAGGGAACTTGGCTGTCTCCAACGCTCTGTTTTCGGAGACCCCTCCTGTGTATTCCCAGCGACGCTGCTCACGTACCTTCCACGTTTTCTCATACACACTGCGTCAACGCCATACACAGATTCACACAGATCTACCCTTGATCTGGCGAAGGCTGGATCTCCTGCTCCTGTGGCTCGCAGCCTCGAGTTGCGGCCCGCGGAGTCCTCTCTGTCCGCTGTCTCCCTGCGCAaatttcgtctctctccagccaTCTACGCACTCACACACGCACATATCAATTTACCTatctgcttctgtctgtgtatctgtctgcctctctaTATCTATTTCCTTATCTACTGACTTTTCTCCATGTCCGTCTCTCCACATCTTTGTGTCCTTATTCGTGGACTCCAAAAAAGGATCCGGACAGAA
This genomic interval carries:
- a CDS encoding coatomer protein complex, gamma sub-unit, putative (encoded by transcript TGME49_207390), giving the protein MLSQFYVLSPRGDCLITKDYRNDAPKGAAEIFYRHVTCWQVPSAATSEFSGAGASGNSGKSSTCAPRGIPSAAQGMLAMMNRGGLGAAGEASPLFCVNGITFAFLRRSGLYFVLTTQQNPSPAVLIELLHRLTKIIQDFCGVLNEEAIRKNFVMIYELLDEIVDYGYPQLTSTESLKSAVYSEAILVDPPPVKSQLTSSLSTLANLAPKTIPSNASHRPVGATAGEAGRGASFGGRGPRGASANIRRSEIFVDVLERLTVVLSSTGQVVNASLDGSIQMKSYLDGKYLLKLALNDDIVFVSQTTGSPNGAGGSSTVWVDACNFHECVDLSEFDAPQRLLTFVPPDGEFVLMNYRVAHCQAVPFRIFPSIDWRCGQTKGELTVKVKADIPEQTYAATVALSIPLPKGIVACSTELLPPVPLQSAEFLPAEKRLVWNIRKFHGGAEMIMRARFTSSSPVTASAAYRKEFGPISMTFEIPMFNVSNLQVRYLRIAEKNGVASPFRWVRYVTQSSSYICRV